DNA sequence from the Oculatellaceae cyanobacterium genome:
AGCGTTCCTGTTAATGTTCATTCAATGATTGATTGGACACCCGCCATTGAACTTTCTGATACCGGAGACAATTTGGTACTGCGTGCAGTGTTACCTGGCATAGATGCTAAAGATGTAAACGTTCAGGTAACAAATGAAGCCGTCTTGTTGTCTGGCGAACATCGCTACGAACAGAAAACTGAAGAGCCGAAGCTGTTCAAATCTGAGTTCCGCTATGGCAAGTTTCAACGAGTCATCCCTCTGCCAGTAGCCATTATTAATGACC
Encoded proteins:
- a CDS encoding Hsp20/alpha crystallin family protein, producing the protein SVPVNVHSMIDWTPAIELSDTGDNLVLRAVLPGIDAKDVNVQVTNEAVLLSGEHRYEQKTEEPKLFKSEFRYGKFQRVIPLPVAIINDQVQAEYKDGILTLTLPKVVEEKNKVVKINLADLNQANTAA